A section of the Spartobacteria bacterium genome encodes:
- a CDS encoding NAD-dependent epimerase/dehydratase family protein → MSIICHQFLPRRKKDIMNIFITGGCGFAGSNIAIALINQGHQVTCFDNLSRHGSTYLKDRICNAGARFIHGDIRNKQDLDAVPGSFDIMIDCAAEPSVLMGTRGDDAAYVLDNNLIGSLNCFEWARKRDAAVLFLSTSRIYPYNVINNAQFEVKGHRFEYAAENQLPGISPDGVTEQCPLTGIRSLYGATKLACEFILAEYAAAYDLPCVINRCGVLAGPWQLGKADQGVFTFWLVRHVLSKPLKYIGFGGSGHQVRDLLHIEDLIDLLTIQIEQISTMRGEIYNVGGGHAISLSLRETTDICRQLTGINFDVLPELSGRPADMPWYITDSTHACNTFHWTPARDATTILEDTYRWLSDNASLIPRLFA, encoded by the coding sequence ATGTCGATAATCTGCCACCAGTTTTTGCCTAGAAGAAAAAAGGACATTATGAACATATTTATCACTGGCGGATGTGGATTTGCGGGTTCCAACATAGCAATAGCCCTGATCAATCAGGGACACCAGGTCACCTGCTTTGATAATCTGTCCCGTCATGGGTCAACTTATCTGAAAGATAGAATCTGCAACGCCGGGGCCCGGTTCATCCACGGAGACATTCGCAATAAACAGGATCTTGATGCCGTTCCCGGTTCTTTCGACATCATGATCGACTGCGCCGCCGAACCATCGGTCCTTATGGGAACCCGGGGCGACGATGCCGCATACGTGCTGGATAATAATCTCATCGGATCGCTAAACTGCTTTGAATGGGCACGTAAACGAGATGCCGCTGTTCTCTTTCTATCCACTTCACGCATCTATCCCTATAATGTGATCAACAATGCACAGTTTGAAGTGAAGGGGCACCGATTTGAATATGCCGCAGAAAACCAGCTCCCCGGCATCTCTCCGGACGGCGTCACCGAACAATGCCCGCTAACCGGTATCCGCTCGCTGTACGGAGCCACCAAACTGGCCTGCGAATTCATTCTTGCCGAATATGCGGCCGCCTACGATCTTCCCTGTGTGATCAATCGCTGCGGCGTGCTGGCCGGCCCATGGCAGCTGGGGAAAGCGGATCAGGGTGTTTTCACCTTCTGGCTGGTGCGTCATGTACTCAGCAAACCGCTGAAATATATCGGGTTCGGAGGCTCCGGCCATCAAGTTCGAGACCTATTGCATATCGAGGATCTCATCGATCTGCTCACCATACAAATCGAACAGATAAGCACGATGCGCGGTGAAATTTATAATGTAGGCGGTGGACACGCAATCAGTTTATCTCTTCGCGAAACCACGGATATATGCCGGCAACTTACCGGAATCAACTTTGACGTGCTCCCCGAACTCAGCGGACGACCGGCGGACATGCCGTGGTACATCACCGACAGCACGCATGCCTGCAACACCTTCCACTGGACACCCGCGCGTGATGCCACAACAATTCTCGAAGATACGTACCGCTGGCTATCCGACAACGCATCGCTCATCCCTCGTCTGTTTGCATAA
- a CDS encoding PEP-CTERM sorting domain-containing protein: MNMKRIICFLALLACVGSYEASASNTIQWGTQSTTGAVLFDSLGNALFGSLSEDGGGYLVQLIYAGENKVADVADVRELDGATVDDVVVAYAWVGAGKPPASREGQFTGAQVDNSYNNGYAYYIRAWDGASSVVGTGYVPSTTRNYGNSVLYTVSGNTTPPSVDGFYITPDNEFSTNLIAVPEPTTWMLAFFGLGLLSVRRLKRKFSGRTARVLCGKKLAVRS; the protein is encoded by the coding sequence ATGAATATGAAGCGAATAATATGTTTTTTGGCACTGCTGGCCTGCGTCGGCAGTTATGAAGCATCGGCGTCCAACACCATTCAGTGGGGTACACAGTCTACGACCGGAGCGGTTTTGTTTGACAGCTTGGGTAATGCACTTTTTGGCTCGTTGAGCGAAGATGGCGGGGGGTATTTGGTACAGCTGATTTATGCAGGAGAGAACAAGGTGGCGGATGTTGCCGATGTTCGTGAACTGGACGGGGCAACTGTCGACGACGTGGTTGTCGCTTATGCATGGGTCGGTGCGGGTAAACCGCCTGCTTCACGCGAAGGGCAGTTCACTGGTGCGCAGGTCGATAACTCCTACAATAACGGCTATGCGTATTACATTCGCGCATGGGACGGTGCTTCTTCCGTCGTTGGTACCGGCTACGTTCCATCGACTACGCGGAATTATGGCAATTCCGTGCTCTATACTGTTTCAGGAAATACGACGCCACCATCGGTTGACGGGTTTTATATTACCCCCGACAACGAGTTCAGCACAAACCTCATCGCTGTTCCCGAACCCACCACATGGATGCTGGCCTTTTTTGGTCTGGGACTCTTATCCGTGCGCCGCCTGAAACGCAAATTCTCGGGCAGAACAGCACGGGTCTTATGTGGTAAAAAGCTTGCGGTGCGCAGCTGA
- a CDS encoding prepilin-type N-terminal cleavage/methylation domain-containing protein yields the protein MFNTTYISDKNSRHHQGFTLVEMMFASAIGLMAIGTVWTVFLSTIKTASKAQQYAWAQSETLTASQRLASYIRNASSIESIDTSGNWVQIRMPDGTVSRFEYVNITGEHGEGKMLFEKDISAGTQETLVAEGLTKVMTHPARNVFSQSGANGLRIAFRITKPLSPGECPAEIDIGVRLRNN from the coding sequence ATGTTTAATACTACATACATCTCCGACAAAAACAGCAGGCATCATCAAGGCTTTACGCTCGTTGAAATGATGTTTGCCTCCGCCATTGGACTGATGGCCATCGGCACCGTCTGGACTGTATTTCTGTCAACCATCAAAACGGCGAGCAAAGCGCAGCAATACGCATGGGCACAATCTGAGACCCTCACCGCCAGTCAGCGGTTGGCCAGCTATATCCGTAATGCCTCTTCGATCGAGAGCATTGACACCAGTGGAAACTGGGTACAGATACGAATGCCCGATGGAACCGTCAGCCGCTTTGAATACGTGAATATCACGGGAGAACACGGGGAAGGGAAAATGCTGTTTGAAAAAGACATCAGCGCAGGAACACAGGAAACGCTCGTCGCCGAAGGCCTCACCAAGGTGATGACACACCCTGCACGAAATGTCTTTTCGCAGTCGGGTGCCAACGGTTTGCGCATTGCTTTTCGCATTACAAAACCCCTGAGCCCGGGTGAATGCCCTGCAGAAATTGATATCGGGGTTCGCTTGAGAAATAATTAG
- a CDS encoding DUF3089 domain-containing protein — translation MKYKHYVYYLIGGLCAMAACKTIAEEPNYADDHSWVGKPAVISKPVDVFYVYPTIDVGENPPNMDINDPKLRENAEGLLTSQAGVYSPFANLFAPFYRQQTAATQSMEPNNGGRDAFSDPIFLTGYSDVERAFDYYLEHLNPDRPFILAGHSQGSMVVIELLRNRLQDPALQKRMVAAYPIGYTVKNSDLERYPWMKLAQGETDTGVIITYNTQGKNAKGSPVLLNDAVAINPLNWKTDGTPASRDKNIEAIFFNDGKGTVLEKIPHFSGAYIDTATGALIATDIQTPKSDQIDLVNMGRWPSEVYHRFDYAFWYNNLKENVKKRIDAYLEK, via the coding sequence ATGAAATATAAACATTATGTGTATTACCTAATAGGAGGACTATGTGCCATGGCCGCGTGCAAAACGATCGCTGAGGAACCGAATTATGCCGATGACCATTCGTGGGTTGGCAAGCCGGCAGTCATTAGCAAGCCTGTGGATGTCTTTTACGTCTATCCCACCATCGACGTCGGGGAAAATCCTCCGAATATGGATATTAACGATCCGAAGCTGCGGGAAAATGCCGAAGGTTTGCTAACGTCTCAGGCAGGTGTGTATTCGCCTTTTGCCAATTTGTTCGCCCCGTTTTATCGTCAACAGACGGCCGCGACTCAGAGTATGGAACCGAATAATGGCGGTCGCGATGCCTTTTCCGATCCGATTTTTCTAACCGGATACAGCGACGTCGAGCGTGCTTTTGACTATTATCTCGAGCATCTCAATCCAGACAGGCCGTTTATTCTCGCTGGTCATAGTCAAGGAAGCATGGTTGTGATTGAGTTGTTACGAAATCGATTGCAGGATCCCGCATTACAAAAGCGCATGGTGGCAGCGTATCCTATCGGGTATACCGTAAAAAACAGTGATTTAGAACGTTATCCCTGGATGAAGCTGGCGCAGGGGGAAACTGATACAGGTGTTATCATTACATACAACACTCAGGGAAAAAATGCAAAAGGCTCACCCGTACTGCTCAATGATGCTGTTGCTATTAACCCGTTAAACTGGAAAACAGACGGAACACCGGCCTCCCGGGATAAAAACATCGAAGCCATATTTTTCAATGATGGAAAGGGCACTGTTTTGGAGAAAATCCCTCATTTTTCCGGAGCGTATATCGACACCGCGACAGGTGCATTAATCGCCACCGACATACAGACACCAAAATCCGACCAGATTGATCTCGTCAATATGGGGCGTTGGCCTTCGGAGGTATATCACCGTTTTGACTATGCGTTCTGGTATAACAATCTGAAAGAAAACGTTAAAAAACGCATCGATGCCTACTTGGAAAAATAA
- the glgB gene encoding 1,4-alpha-glucan branching protein GlgB, with protein sequence MKSELAPEVISSIENGMHGAPFDVLGMHTSDGTTKKVVVRSFQPYAKEVHIIEKKSGKEHKMARVGDKGLFEWQAADRESFAYLLKMVGYDDHEWESEDPYCFGMQISDFDLYLFGEGTNYRTYTKMGAHPMTIDGVDGVHFAVWAPNALRVSIIGWFNRWDGRHHPMQQRGSSGLWELFIPALTQGDLYKYEIKGPNGFLGQKADPFGFAAELRPRTASMVWDHGKYTWADKEWMTTRKETRWLEKPISTYELHLGSWRRVPEEGNRWLTYRELAAELIPYVTKLGFTHIEVLPVSEHPFDGSWGYQTIGYFAPTSRFGSPDDFKYFVDQCHKAGIAVIVDWVPAHFPKDGHGLGYFDGTHLYEHADPRQGEHRDWGTLIFNYGRNEVRTFLLSNAVFWADMYHIDGLRVDAVASMLYLDYSREAGEWIPNEYGGRENLQAVDFLKKFNEVIHEQYPGFTTYAEESTAWPMVSRPTYLGGLGFDFKWNMGWMHDTLQYFEKECIYRKYHHNNITFSLLYAFTENFILPFSHDEVVHGKGSMLDKMPGDAWQKFANLRVLLSYMYAHPGKKLLFQGVDVAQWSEWNYQSSVDWSLCQFDPHKGMTQCLTDLNHLYTSQPELHEIDFSWDGFKWIDFHDSDQSSVAFMRRGKNPDEFIVCVFNFTPVPRENFRMGVPVKALYKEIFNSDSSIYGGGNIGNAGAVMADEAPWQEYPYSLSITLPPLAGVFFRVVGEKPADK encoded by the coding sequence ATGAAGAGTGAATTAGCTCCCGAGGTGATCAGTTCTATAGAAAACGGGATGCATGGTGCCCCTTTTGATGTGTTGGGAATGCATACCTCGGATGGAACGACGAAAAAAGTGGTCGTGCGATCCTTTCAGCCCTATGCAAAAGAGGTGCATATTATCGAAAAGAAAAGTGGCAAAGAACACAAGATGGCTCGTGTAGGTGACAAAGGGTTGTTTGAGTGGCAGGCTGCGGATCGTGAATCATTTGCATATCTCCTGAAAATGGTCGGCTACGACGATCATGAATGGGAATCGGAGGATCCCTACTGTTTCGGTATGCAAATATCCGACTTTGATTTGTATCTTTTTGGAGAAGGCACCAATTATCGCACCTATACAAAAATGGGCGCGCATCCCATGACTATCGATGGTGTGGACGGAGTTCACTTTGCGGTATGGGCACCCAATGCGCTTCGTGTAAGTATCATTGGTTGGTTTAACCGCTGGGATGGCCGTCATCACCCCATGCAGCAGCGCGGGAGCAGTGGATTATGGGAGCTGTTTATCCCTGCACTGACGCAGGGTGATCTTTACAAGTATGAAATCAAGGGCCCCAACGGATTTCTCGGGCAAAAGGCCGACCCGTTTGGATTTGCCGCAGAGCTAAGACCTCGGACCGCCTCGATGGTTTGGGATCACGGTAAGTATACATGGGCTGACAAGGAATGGATGACCACTCGCAAGGAAACGCGCTGGCTTGAAAAACCGATCAGTACATATGAGCTGCATCTGGGGTCGTGGCGTCGGGTTCCTGAAGAAGGCAATCGCTGGCTGACGTACCGTGAACTGGCAGCAGAGCTTATTCCCTATGTCACGAAACTCGGCTTTACGCACATTGAAGTGCTGCCTGTATCAGAGCATCCTTTCGACGGTTCTTGGGGCTACCAGACCATTGGTTATTTTGCTCCAACGTCGCGGTTCGGTTCGCCTGATGATTTTAAATATTTTGTGGATCAGTGTCATAAAGCAGGGATCGCCGTTATTGTGGACTGGGTTCCCGCTCATTTCCCCAAAGATGGACATGGTTTAGGATACTTCGATGGAACTCATTTGTATGAACATGCAGACCCGCGTCAGGGCGAGCATCGTGACTGGGGTACCTTGATCTTTAATTATGGCCGCAACGAAGTTCGTACTTTTCTGTTGTCCAATGCAGTTTTCTGGGCTGATATGTATCACATCGACGGATTACGCGTGGATGCTGTGGCCAGTATGCTGTATCTGGATTATTCTCGTGAAGCGGGAGAATGGATTCCCAATGAATACGGTGGTCGCGAAAATCTGCAGGCAGTGGATTTCCTGAAGAAATTCAATGAAGTGATTCATGAACAGTATCCCGGATTCACCACCTATGCAGAGGAGTCTACGGCATGGCCCATGGTGTCGCGTCCGACCTATCTTGGCGGGTTGGGTTTTGACTTTAAATGGAATATGGGTTGGATGCACGATACCTTGCAGTACTTTGAAAAAGAATGCATTTATCGGAAATACCATCACAACAACATTACTTTCTCCCTGCTGTATGCGTTTACAGAAAACTTCATTCTACCTTTCTCACACGACGAAGTCGTCCATGGAAAGGGATCTATGCTGGATAAGATGCCTGGTGATGCGTGGCAGAAATTTGCCAATCTGAGGGTGTTGCTGTCATATATGTACGCACATCCGGGTAAAAAACTCTTGTTCCAGGGAGTGGATGTGGCGCAGTGGAGTGAATGGAATTATCAGTCATCGGTGGACTGGAGTCTGTGCCAATTTGATCCGCACAAAGGAATGACACAGTGTCTCACAGATTTGAATCATTTATACACGTCTCAGCCGGAACTGCATGAAATTGATTTTTCATGGGATGGATTTAAATGGATTGATTTCCATGACAGTGATCAGAGTTCAGTAGCCTTTATGCGTAGAGGCAAGAATCCGGATGAATTCATTGTCTGCGTGTTCAACTTCACACCGGTTCCTCGCGAAAACTTCCGAATGGGTGTGCCGGTTAAGGCATTATATAAGGAAATATTTAACAGTGATTCCTCTATCTATGGTGGTGGAAATATTGGCAATGCCGGGGCGGTTATGGCTGACGAAGCACCATGGCAGGAGTATCCATATTCGCTGAGTATTACGCTTCCGCCATTGGCAGGTGTGTTTTTCCGTGTGGTAGGCGAAAAGCCGGCGGATAAATAA
- a CDS encoding elongation factor Ts yields the protein MQITAKMVKELREATNVGMMECKRALQEAEGSMEKAVQLLRERGIAIAGKKASRTAKQGLIIADVIDDGKKAVMVEVNCETDFVARNENFKAFVDEMFEKAKNTEDGKLAEDASAEVTAKITEIGENLILRRNISYTLSGTGALATYVHLGGKVGVMLEVACEKEETTNAPVFVELIKDLTLHIAAVNPQFLSEDDVSAEALEAERAIYKKQVEDKPANIVDKIVDGKIRKYLSQICLVDQEFVKDGDFTIKKLLVAKGKELGDTLCIKRFVRYQLGA from the coding sequence ATGCAGATTACAGCAAAAATGGTCAAAGAACTGCGTGAAGCCACTAATGTGGGCATGATGGAATGCAAGCGCGCCCTTCAGGAAGCTGAAGGAAGTATGGAAAAGGCGGTTCAACTGCTGCGTGAACGTGGTATAGCCATTGCCGGTAAAAAGGCGTCTCGAACAGCGAAACAGGGTCTTATTATTGCGGATGTCATTGATGACGGTAAAAAGGCTGTCATGGTGGAAGTTAACTGCGAAACAGATTTTGTTGCACGCAATGAAAACTTTAAAGCTTTTGTGGACGAAATGTTCGAAAAGGCCAAAAACACGGAAGATGGTAAGCTGGCCGAGGATGCCAGTGCTGAAGTGACGGCGAAAATTACAGAAATCGGTGAAAACCTGATTCTTCGCCGTAATATCTCTTATACACTGAGTGGAACCGGTGCATTGGCGACGTACGTTCATTTGGGCGGAAAAGTCGGTGTAATGCTGGAAGTGGCCTGTGAAAAGGAAGAAACGACCAATGCCCCTGTGTTTGTAGAACTGATCAAGGATTTGACACTGCATATTGCTGCTGTAAATCCCCAGTTCCTGTCAGAAGACGATGTTTCTGCCGAAGCACTCGAAGCGGAACGCGCGATTTACAAAAAACAGGTTGAAGACAAGCCCGCTAATATCGTCGACAAAATCGTTGATGGGAAAATCCGCAAATATCTGAGCCAGATTTGTCTGGTCGATCAGGAATTTGTAAAAGACGGCGACTTCACCATCAAAAAACTGCTGGTTGCTAAGGGTAAGGAGTTAGGCGACACCTTATGCATTAAACGGTTTGTCCGCTACCAGCTTGGTGCCTAA
- the rpsB gene encoding 30S ribosomal protein S2 — protein METKVTIEDLLDAGVHFGHQTKRWNPKMKRYIFGERNGIYIIDLVKSLGLLRVAQEFLYDTVIQGKSVLFVGTKKQAQEPLQDIANRLEQFYVTHRWLGGMLTNNTTIRNSVAHMRELEKMEEDGSLNGLASKKEASSLRREMTKLRRNLSGIADMDRLPGAIFIVDVCRESIAITEAKKLGIPVIAMVDTNADPDDIDYPIPANDDAIRAISLITKAVGDTILQASNEYARKAAELARQRAAEEAEAKARQRAEQEARRVRREAEQKARAEDARQKKAAQAEAKKAQEEAATVEAPAAEASAPEAPAAE, from the coding sequence ATTGAAACGAAGGTAACTATTGAAGACCTTCTCGACGCCGGCGTCCATTTCGGACATCAGACAAAACGCTGGAATCCGAAAATGAAACGCTACATTTTTGGTGAGCGCAACGGAATCTATATCATCGACTTGGTGAAGTCTCTGGGTCTGCTGCGCGTAGCACAGGAATTTTTATATGACACGGTGATTCAGGGCAAAAGTGTTCTATTCGTCGGAACCAAAAAACAGGCGCAGGAACCTTTGCAGGACATTGCCAATCGTCTGGAACAGTTTTATGTTACGCATCGCTGGTTAGGCGGTATGCTGACGAATAACACGACGATTCGTAACAGCGTTGCTCACATGCGCGAATTAGAAAAAATGGAAGAAGATGGTTCCTTGAACGGTCTGGCATCTAAAAAAGAAGCCAGCAGTCTACGTCGCGAGATGACGAAGCTGCGCCGCAATTTATCGGGCATTGCTGATATGGATCGCCTGCCGGGTGCGATTTTTATTGTGGATGTATGTCGTGAAAGCATTGCTATTACTGAAGCAAAGAAATTGGGAATTCCTGTGATTGCGATGGTTGATACCAATGCCGATCCTGACGATATTGATTATCCGATTCCGGCCAATGATGACGCGATTCGTGCTATCAGCCTGATTACCAAGGCTGTGGGTGATACCATTCTACAGGCATCGAATGAATATGCCCGCAAAGCTGCCGAGCTGGCACGTCAGCGTGCCGCAGAAGAGGCCGAAGCAAAAGCACGTCAGCGTGCTGAGCAGGAAGCCCGTCGGGTGCGTCGCGAAGCAGAGCAGAAAGCTCGCGCTGAAGATGCCCGTCAGAAAAAAGCCGCGCAGGCTGAAGCTAAAAAAGCACAGGAAGAGGCCGCCACTGTGGAAGCCCCTGCTGCTGAAGCCAGTGCTCCTGAAGCACCTGCGGCAGAATAA
- a CDS encoding TolC family protein produces the protein MRFKMNKITKIVLLLILGLCISEGAQADNQPEGLTLKAARRLALANNPQVKEMAQRLRAAEYVLRQAKSARFPTITASGGYTQVSINLQPESNPLIRVDDSYQEATGEIQLTWLLFDGFASSARIHASASATNTSTQALLETQRLLLQGVTAAFHQSQLAIEKKIISQQDRDFNRSLEKDARIRWEAGAAPEAEMLTFSVNALMAEASLLQALRDYDIACTVIAELLALPDAKLPQAMQPVREQSSPARTIPDWLTETAFALSHRPDLAALQSQMESLEQLIRVEKGSMYPSVALIAGAETTNRRNISPVDQNNRDQYVGVAASWDLFTGGRDLAKIREAQANRDALNERLQQKELQIKSSIRQSIATADMARQTWLIQKQAYDLSQKIRDHVEKAYKAGTASLTRLNQVQTDLVRSAGATAAARIAFVMALANLDAETGRVMEQTE, from the coding sequence ATGAGGTTTAAAATGAATAAAATAACAAAAATTGTACTGCTGTTAATTTTAGGTCTGTGTATTTCCGAAGGCGCGCAGGCCGATAATCAGCCGGAAGGCTTAACCTTGAAGGCGGCCCGTCGACTGGCTTTGGCCAATAATCCACAGGTAAAAGAAATGGCGCAGCGCCTGAGAGCCGCAGAATACGTGTTGCGCCAGGCCAAATCTGCACGATTTCCAACCATAACTGCGAGCGGCGGTTATACGCAGGTGAGCATTAACCTGCAACCAGAATCCAATCCGTTGATCCGCGTCGATGATTCCTATCAGGAAGCCACCGGCGAAATTCAGTTGACCTGGCTGCTTTTTGACGGTTTTGCCAGCAGTGCCCGAATACACGCCAGTGCATCTGCAACCAACACATCCACCCAGGCATTGTTGGAGACGCAGCGCTTGCTGCTTCAGGGGGTAACCGCCGCGTTTCATCAATCGCAATTAGCCATAGAAAAAAAGATAATCTCCCAGCAGGATCGTGATTTTAATCGCTCTCTGGAAAAAGATGCACGTATTCGCTGGGAAGCGGGCGCGGCTCCCGAGGCCGAAATGCTGACGTTTTCTGTCAATGCCCTGATGGCCGAGGCGAGTCTGCTTCAGGCCCTTCGGGACTATGATATCGCCTGTACGGTCATTGCCGAATTACTGGCGTTGCCCGACGCTAAACTGCCACAGGCCATGCAGCCTGTCCGAGAGCAGTCGTCTCCGGCCCGCACGATTCCGGATTGGCTGACGGAAACAGCTTTTGCATTGTCGCATCGGCCTGATTTGGCTGCATTGCAATCACAGATGGAGTCGCTGGAACAATTAATTCGCGTAGAAAAAGGATCGATGTATCCCAGCGTGGCGCTGATCGCTGGGGCCGAGACGACCAATCGGCGGAACATTTCGCCTGTGGATCAGAACAACCGTGACCAATATGTGGGAGTGGCCGCCAGCTGGGATCTGTTTACCGGTGGGCGTGATCTGGCCAAAATAAGAGAAGCACAGGCCAATCGTGATGCCCTCAACGAGCGGCTGCAGCAGAAAGAGCTGCAGATTAAATCATCCATTCGCCAGTCGATTGCTACCGCAGACATGGCACGGCAGACATGGCTTATTCAAAAGCAGGCCTATGATCTGAGTCAGAAAATTCGTGATCATGTGGAAAAAGCCTATAAAGCAGGCACGGCGTCATTGACGCGATTGAACCAGGTGCAGACCGATTTGGTGCGTTCAGCCGGGGCCACCGCCGCCGCTCGAATCGCTTTTGTGATGGCACTGGCCAATCTCGATGCGGAAACCGGTCGCGTCATGGAACAGACAGAATAA